The window CTCTTCATCTACAGCTACCTCAGCTCCCGCATCAAGGAGGTCATCGGCAACATGCAGACCTTCATCGACGAGTTCATCACGAAGATTGCCGAAAGCTATCCGAAGAAGGACTGACGCCCATGCAGGCCGACGACAACAAGAGCTACGACGACATCAACGTCACGCCGATGGTGGATCTCTACCTCGTGCTGCTGCTGATCTTCATCATCATGACGACGGCGAGCGTGCAGGGCTTGAAGGTCGATCTGCCGAAGGCGAGCAAGTCGCCGCCCATTGGCGAGTCGAAGGTGAAAGCCATCACCGTCAACAACGAGGGCAAGATCTTCCTCAATACCGTGCCCGTCACGCTGCCCGAGCTCGAGACCCAGCTCGGCGCC of the Chthoniobacterales bacterium genome contains:
- a CDS encoding biopolymer transporter ExbD, with the protein product MQADDNKSYDDINVTPMVDLYLVLLLIFIIMTTASVQGLKVDLPKASKSPPIGESKVKAITVNNEGKIFLNTVPVTLPELETQLGAAKAANPELPVIVKGDSKTQYQGVMDVLDVVGRVGISKVGLATQAPK